Proteins from a genomic interval of Alphaproteobacteria bacterium:
- a CDS encoding type II secretion system F family protein, producing the protein MTQDYYTAWAFSISITVLLYYVFLSRLFPIIRANRHLQGRWAEYGSGVIEKWEKVTPKVDEKRLKSLQVENKLKSFLSQPIPAFKQIEYLLYRSGFFPNIKIHLASQIFSSFALSDAIFITYGLPLGRSFLFGISASLFGHFMLLRFKEKSWKKSFVRVFPVALDIITRGLKSGMTLGRGVAMVSEEVEDPVGNEFNYIASQLQIGITPDDALTEAAARIGIEEFRFFSLALIIQREMGGSLADILGKLSEVIRERDRFRKKVWTLSAESRATALIVGSLPIFLSIVVEFITPGYTKFFFTDPKGKIMLWICIGLSVTGALVITRMMKVEE; encoded by the coding sequence ATGACCCAAGATTATTATACTGCCTGGGCCTTTTCTATAAGTATTACTGTCCTACTTTATTATGTATTTCTTTCTCGTTTGTTTCCAATAATTCGAGCCAATAGACATTTGCAGGGTCGATGGGCAGAGTATGGGAGTGGCGTTATTGAAAAATGGGAAAAAGTAACGCCAAAAGTTGATGAAAAGCGTTTAAAGTCACTTCAAGTAGAAAACAAACTGAAATCTTTTTTATCACAGCCCATTCCTGCTTTTAAGCAAATTGAATATCTTCTTTATAGAAGCGGATTTTTCCCCAATATAAAAATCCATTTAGCCAGCCAAATTTTCAGCAGTTTCGCTTTATCAGATGCAATATTTATTACCTATGGTTTACCCCTAGGTCGTTCTTTTCTTTTTGGTATTTCCGCTTCATTGTTTGGCCATTTTATGTTACTCAGATTCAAAGAAAAATCCTGGAAAAAATCCTTTGTGAGAGTATTTCCTGTGGCCCTCGACATTATCACACGTGGGTTAAAATCCGGTATGACTCTGGGTCGAGGAGTTGCCATGGTATCTGAAGAAGTTGAAGATCCGGTAGGAAACGAATTTAATTATATTGCCTCTCAATTACAAATTGGAATCACACCCGATGATGCTTTAACGGAAGCTGCAGCCAGAATTGGTATTGAAGAGTTTCGATTCTTTTCCCTCGCCTTAATTATTCAGCGAGAAATGGGCGGTAGCCTTGCGGATATATTAGGAAAATTATCTGAAGTCATTCGAGAAAGAGATCGCTTTCGCAAGAAGGTGTGGACTCTATCTGCAGAAAGCCGTGCCACTGCACTAATCGTGGGAAGTCTCCCCATCTTTTTGTCTATTGTTGTGGAATTTATTACGCCTGGATATACAAAGTTCTTCTTCACCGATCCTAAAGGAAAAATAATGCTTTGGATTTGTATTGGGCTCTCTGTAACAGGCGCTCTCGTTATCACACGCATGATGAAAGTGGAGGAATAG
- a CDS encoding type II secretion system F family protein codes for MTEIDFATFQSLNMAIASGISVFVMVFVLGKLIFTKPALEARLEDLRIQYNHIRSSSKKTNLNSPFFQRKKKVEKKKEAFAKRMMDYILKNPFLGDESMKTTFEQAGWISKDTQAFFLGSKLLCFLFGIGIGYVVIRLRPSLAESSFAITWFIIILTALSGWLAPDLYLKGTIKKRVQQIEKQFPDALDLIIICLQAGLSLNRAIERVGKEIVQFGKEIAHELILTNIELEMILDRRQALQNLYTRVPSLIIRTFTTTILQTIQQGTPTLQALEDLSKEIRDGRMQRAENQAAKLPSLMVIPLVLFVMPNLFIVLLGPAIVRLMNVS; via the coding sequence ATGACAGAAATAGATTTCGCCACATTTCAATCCCTAAATATGGCAATTGCATCCGGTATAAGTGTCTTTGTTATGGTATTTGTGTTGGGCAAACTAATATTTACAAAACCCGCATTGGAAGCTCGTTTAGAAGATTTGCGTATTCAATACAACCACATTCGATCTTCTTCTAAAAAAACGAATTTAAACAGCCCGTTTTTTCAACGCAAAAAAAAGGTTGAAAAGAAAAAGGAAGCTTTTGCAAAACGGATGATGGATTATATACTCAAAAACCCATTTCTTGGGGATGAATCCATGAAAACCACCTTTGAGCAAGCGGGATGGATTTCAAAAGATACTCAAGCCTTTTTTCTTGGTTCCAAACTTTTGTGTTTTCTGTTCGGGATAGGCATAGGGTATGTCGTCATTCGCCTGCGTCCTAGCTTAGCAGAATCATCTTTTGCTATTACGTGGTTTATCATAATCCTTACAGCACTTTCCGGTTGGTTAGCCCCCGACTTATATTTAAAAGGGACTATTAAAAAACGTGTTCAACAAATTGAAAAACAGTTTCCCGATGCCTTAGATCTTATCATTATCTGTTTACAGGCTGGATTAAGTCTGAATCGCGCTATTGAACGAGTTGGAAAAGAGATTGTGCAATTTGGTAAAGAGATCGCCCATGAATTGATTCTCACGAACATTGAATTGGAAATGATTTTGGATCGTCGACAAGCTTTACAGAACTTATATACACGCGTCCCAAGTCTTATCATTCGCACCTTTACGACAACAATCTTACAAACCATACAGCAAGGAACGCCAACCCTCCAAGCGCTTGAAGATTTATCAAAAGAAATTCGAGATGGGCGGATGCAACGAGCCGAAAATCAAGCCGCAAAATTACCTTCACTGATGGTCATTCCCTTGGTTTTATTTGTAATGCCAAACCTCTTTATCGTTTTGTTAGGCCCTGCCATAGTGAGGTTGATGAATGTCTCATAA
- a CDS encoding pilus assembly protein, which translates to MIFFKKIQKFKKESLGASMVEFALILPFLVTVSLGIYETTNYILLSAKLNEIASGIANWVSAQTSTATITDCLIGANLMGTNYSFATKGAVMVTGLQQVGLTNNQKLVWQQGSVGASSKITTNPGTGQVQSTPFTLLLNSNVIVVEVSYDYQPLFSYFLSIFPSVKLSKVAQSVPRGSGVFSPLPAN; encoded by the coding sequence ATGATTTTTTTCAAAAAGATTCAAAAATTTAAAAAGGAATCGCTTGGGGCCTCAATGGTAGAATTTGCCCTTATTTTGCCTTTCTTAGTGACTGTTTCTTTGGGAATTTATGAGACAACAAACTACATTCTTCTCAGTGCAAAATTAAATGAAATTGCTTCGGGCATTGCCAATTGGGTTAGTGCTCAAACGAGTACAGCAACAATAACAGATTGTCTAATCGGCGCAAATTTAATGGGCACAAATTACAGTTTTGCAACAAAAGGTGCCGTGATGGTTACCGGCCTCCAACAAGTCGGCTTAACGAATAATCAAAAACTTGTTTGGCAACAAGGTTCGGTAGGTGCTTCTAGCAAAATCACAACGAACCCAGGAACGGGGCAAGTGCAGTCCACTCCCTTTACCCTTCTCTTAAATTCAAACGTGATTGTTGTTGAAGTGAGTTATGACTACCAACCCTTATTTTCTTATTTCTTGAGTATCTTTCCTTCTGTCAAATTATCAAAAGTAGCCCAGTCCGTTCCAAGAGGGTCTGGTGTCTTTAGCCCTTTACCGGCAAATTAA
- a CDS encoding cation diffusion facilitator family transporter produces the protein MNHEETPKNTPISQHTKLLVSLASYASVVVAAILILAKFFAWMRSDSLSLQASLIDSLLDITASVINLLVLRQALKPADKEHRFGHGKAEALGGLGQSAFIAGSAVWIIIDAIHRLIYPHPLQESLTGSIVMILAIVLTLLLVIYQRYVINQTRSLAISADSLHYLGDLYTNIGVLISLNVSFLFGWTRLDPLVGAGIAGYILYTSWVIGQKSLDVLMDRELPDEERLRITEIVLQNPLVWGIHDLRTRSAGLQDFIQMHLDMDEKMSLLEAHDVANDVELALQKAFPHAEIIIHQDPLPNREAVSL, from the coding sequence ATGAATCACGAAGAAACTCCAAAAAATACACCGATCTCCCAACACACCAAATTGTTGGTTAGTCTGGCGAGTTATGCCTCCGTCGTGGTCGCAGCTATTCTTATTCTGGCCAAATTTTTCGCTTGGATGCGATCAGATTCCTTAAGCTTACAAGCCTCATTAATTGACTCTTTGCTTGATATAACCGCTTCAGTAATTAACTTGTTGGTCTTAAGGCAGGCCTTAAAACCAGCTGATAAGGAACATCGGTTTGGCCATGGGAAGGCAGAGGCCCTAGGAGGCTTGGGGCAATCTGCCTTTATTGCGGGATCTGCTGTTTGGATCATCATCGATGCTATACATCGACTCATTTACCCCCATCCCCTGCAAGAAAGTTTGACAGGTAGTATTGTAATGATTCTGGCCATCGTACTTACCTTGTTGTTGGTTATTTATCAACGATACGTCATCAATCAAACCCGATCGCTTGCTATTTCAGCAGATTCACTCCATTACTTAGGCGACTTATATACCAACATTGGTGTTCTTATTTCCTTAAATGTTTCTTTTTTATTTGGGTGGACACGATTAGACCCACTTGTGGGAGCTGGCATTGCCGGATATATTTTATACACCTCATGGGTTATTGGTCAAAAATCATTAGACGTGTTGATGGATCGAGAATTGCCAGACGAGGAGCGTTTACGCATTACTGAAATTGTTCTCCAAAATCCGCTTGTGTGGGGAATTCATGACTTGAGGACCCGTTCAGCTGGTTTACAAGACTTTATTCAAATGCACTTAGATATGGACGAAAAAATGTCTCTTCTGGAAGCTCATGATGTCGCAAATGATGTAGAACTAGCCCTTCAAAAGGCTTTTCCTCACGCTGAGATTATTATTCACCAAGACCCCTTACCCAACCGCGAGGCTGTTTCCTTATGA
- a CDS encoding RsmB/NOP family class I SAM-dependent RNA methyltransferase, with translation MRQGARFQAAVTLLDKILTSTAPADSLVTSYFRQCRYMGSTDRRVISEIVYQILRRYEELAWYITGISPNKPGWGRILVLTYAHIIQNLTIPQLQALCQKEGHTDKFDLEPLSTLELFILKEMERRKLAEMPLTVRLNIPTWVLPHLQMTFGAQLEEAIHALNLPAPLDLRVNTLKTTRDAVFAQLKAEGFEATLTPWSPIGIRLIERRPLSGHELWKNGNIEVQDEGSQLLALLADAQNGMTIMDFCAGAGGKTLAMAATMQNKGRIVATDVAAWRLTRARERLRRAGVNNVEFRNLEEEATIKWLKRQAERFDRVLVDAPCSGSGTWRRNPDLKRRFSEKDLEELVAKQQQILTRAASLVKPKKDNTPAGRLIYATCSLFQEENALQVQNFLQDHPDFHLLPIQSVWSDVLNIPCPLTTEMLQLTPHAHGVDGFFIAVMERSGKRHEG, from the coding sequence ATGAGACAAGGAGCTCGCTTTCAAGCCGCTGTAACTTTATTGGATAAGATTCTGACTTCCACGGCTCCAGCGGATAGTCTGGTCACAAGTTATTTTCGCCAATGCCGTTATATGGGATCAACAGATCGTCGCGTTATTTCTGAAATAGTCTATCAAATCTTGCGCCGATATGAAGAACTCGCCTGGTATATTACGGGCATTTCCCCTAACAAACCTGGGTGGGGAAGGATATTGGTACTTACTTATGCCCATATAATACAAAATCTCACGATTCCTCAACTTCAAGCCTTATGCCAAAAGGAAGGTCACACGGATAAATTTGACCTTGAACCACTCTCCACACTTGAACTTTTTATTCTGAAAGAGATGGAACGTCGAAAACTCGCCGAAATGCCCTTAACTGTTCGCTTAAACATCCCGACTTGGGTATTACCACATTTACAAATGACTTTCGGGGCACAACTTGAAGAAGCTATCCACGCATTAAATCTACCTGCTCCCCTTGATTTACGAGTCAATACGCTGAAAACTACCAGGGATGCCGTTTTTGCCCAGCTTAAAGCAGAAGGATTCGAAGCCACCTTAACACCTTGGTCTCCCATCGGTATTCGTTTAATCGAACGTCGCCCCTTATCAGGACATGAGTTGTGGAAAAATGGAAATATCGAAGTTCAAGATGAAGGATCCCAATTATTGGCTCTTTTAGCTGATGCGCAAAATGGTATGACCATTATGGATTTTTGTGCAGGAGCAGGAGGAAAAACCCTTGCCATGGCTGCAACTATGCAAAATAAGGGGCGAATTGTCGCAACGGATGTTGCTGCCTGGCGATTGACTCGAGCTAGAGAACGCTTGCGCAGAGCAGGTGTCAACAACGTAGAATTTCGAAATTTGGAAGAAGAAGCAACGATTAAATGGTTAAAGCGGCAAGCGGAACGTTTTGATCGCGTTTTGGTTGATGCCCCTTGCTCAGGAAGTGGGACGTGGCGCCGGAATCCCGACTTGAAAAGACGATTTTCTGAAAAAGATCTAGAAGAACTTGTTGCTAAACAACAGCAAATTCTGACTCGAGCCGCTTCTCTTGTGAAACCAAAAAAAGACAACACTCCCGCGGGGCGATTAATTTATGCTACTTGCTCCCTTTTTCAAGAAGAAAATGCATTGCAAGTTCAAAATTTTCTACAAGACCACCCGGATTTTCATCTTTTACCTATTCAAAGCGTATGGTCTGATGTCTTAAATATACCCTGCCCCCTGACCACAGAAATGTTACAACTTACACCCCATGCACACGGCGTTGATGGTTTCTTTATTGCTGTGATGGAACGCAGCGGAAAACGCCATGAAGGTTAA
- a CDS encoding Hsp20/alpha crystallin family protein, whose translation MNIKSFIDKFEKVKKINNIRSHRKQFICLSKFVQNRFTTFKNYMLSEYSVPVIGFGDLNIDVCDHNQKFEIRIEIPGVPEEDIRISSLENKLIINAEKKAAKNRNQKNYYIMECAYGSFMRSIPLPFNINSEKVTANLEKGVLTIIVTKPINSEETEKVIEIKSKK comes from the coding sequence ATGAACATTAAGTCTTTTATTGATAAATTTGAGAAGGTAAAAAAAATAAATAATATTCGAAGCCATCGAAAACAGTTCATATGCCTTAGCAAATTTGTTCAGAATAGATTCACAACATTCAAAAATTATATGCTTTCTGAATATTCTGTACCTGTGATAGGTTTTGGGGATTTAAATATTGATGTTTGTGATCATAATCAAAAATTTGAAATACGTATTGAGATTCCAGGGGTTCCAGAAGAAGACATTCGGATTAGTTCTCTCGAAAATAAATTGATAATAAATGCAGAAAAAAAAGCGGCAAAAAATAGAAATCAAAAGAATTATTATATTATGGAATGTGCTTATGGTAGCTTTATGCGTTCCATACCATTGCCATTTAATATTAATAGTGAGAAAGTTACGGCAAATCTAGAAAAAGGCGTACTCACAATCATTGTTACAAAGCCAATAAATAGTGAAGAGACAGAAAAAGTCATCGAAATTAAGAGTAAGAAGTAA
- a CDS encoding BON domain-containing protein — protein sequence MHFKKLLLLCGVISCSGVLVACVPGVIGGGAAVGVAAAKEKGVSGAWADTKISSAIKLSLYQKDPELHRVVDVNVQNGEVMLTGAVPNEQMHLDAVKIAWEPQGVKRVIDNIGRSEGASLGTYTKDTWITTQLKSTLMFDGEIQSRNYSIKTVSGQVYIMGIAQDQAELDRVVNHASNTVGVSKVVSYVKMKEEVN from the coding sequence ATGCATTTTAAAAAGTTATTGTTGTTATGTGGAGTCATAAGCTGCTCTGGTGTTTTGGTTGCTTGTGTACCTGGGGTTATCGGGGGCGGCGCTGCTGTTGGAGTCGCCGCTGCTAAAGAAAAAGGAGTTTCTGGGGCCTGGGCAGACACAAAAATTTCTTCTGCAATAAAATTAAGTCTCTATCAAAAGGATCCGGAACTTCATCGTGTAGTTGATGTTAATGTACAAAATGGAGAAGTTATGTTAACAGGCGCTGTACCCAATGAACAAATGCATTTGGATGCCGTAAAGATTGCATGGGAACCTCAAGGCGTAAAACGGGTGATTGACAATATTGGTCGTTCAGAGGGCGCATCTCTTGGGACCTATACCAAAGATACTTGGATTACCACTCAATTAAAGAGTACACTGATGTTTGATGGTGAAATTCAGTCCCGTAACTACAGTATTAAGACAGTTAGTGGCCAAGTTTACATTATGGGAATTGCGCAAGATCAGGCTGAATTAGATAGAGTTGTCAATCACGCCAGCAATACGGTTGGTGTTTCAAAGGTTGTAAGCTATGTAAAGATGAAGGAAGAAGTGAATTAA
- a CDS encoding YraN family protein, translating into MGNWLKTYHAQGHLAELMAALLLWVKGYQILQRRYKTPLGEVDIIASRGKTLIAVEVKFRASILQAGEAISLKQRKRIEMALSLYLKRLTWEPQNIRFDAIYLIPYKWPKHIVSAWFVER; encoded by the coding sequence ATGGGAAACTGGCTAAAAACCTATCATGCTCAAGGTCACTTGGCAGAGCTAATGGCCGCCTTATTATTGTGGGTGAAGGGGTACCAAATTCTTCAACGTCGCTATAAAACTCCTTTAGGTGAAGTCGATATTATTGCTTCTCGCGGGAAAACACTAATTGCCGTGGAGGTTAAGTTCAGAGCAAGCATCCTTCAAGCCGGTGAGGCTATTAGTCTAAAACAGCGAAAACGCATAGAAATGGCTCTTTCTCTTTATTTGAAGCGTTTGACTTGGGAGCCTCAGAATATTCGCTTTGACGCAATTTACCTTATCCCGTATAAATGGCCTAAGCATATTGTGAGTGCCTGGTTTGTTGAGAGATAG
- the rsmI gene encoding 16S rRNA (cytidine(1402)-2'-O)-methyltransferase encodes MAKEEGLRLKPGLYLVATPIGNLGDITLRALETLKNCDVIACEDTRVSRKLLSAYSIAKPLISYHDHNADQMRPLILDKIATGQVVVLISDAGTPLISDPGFKLVQHCYKAHLHVTFIPGPSAVIAGLVLSGMACDRFLFAGFADKAAYSELSSINTTLIFFESAKRLGASLKQMAKSFVGREVAVIREITKLFEEVRRGSFAEVIQYYEENGLPKGEVVVVLSPKNSQFQHPSLHNIDDMLRQALASHSIRDACTLVSGSLDLPRKQIYQRALELREEE; translated from the coding sequence ATGGCAAAAGAAGAGGGATTAAGACTCAAACCAGGCCTTTATCTTGTGGCTACACCCATCGGAAACTTAGGCGATATTACCTTAAGGGCCTTAGAAACTTTAAAAAATTGTGATGTGATAGCGTGCGAAGATACCCGAGTAAGTCGAAAACTTTTATCTGCCTATAGCATTGCCAAACCACTCATCAGTTATCACGACCACAATGCGGATCAAATGCGCCCTCTGATCCTTGACAAAATCGCTACAGGACAAGTTGTTGTCTTAATCAGTGATGCTGGCACACCCCTTATCTCCGATCCCGGATTCAAGCTAGTTCAACACTGTTATAAAGCTCATCTCCACGTAACCTTTATTCCAGGACCCTCTGCGGTCATTGCGGGCCTTGTTTTATCGGGAATGGCTTGTGACCGGTTTCTTTTTGCGGGGTTTGCTGACAAAGCTGCTTATTCAGAATTATCTTCAATTAATACGACACTTATTTTCTTTGAATCTGCCAAACGATTAGGAGCGTCCCTAAAACAGATGGCAAAATCTTTTGTAGGCCGAGAGGTTGCAGTAATACGTGAAATTACAAAGCTCTTTGAAGAAGTGCGTCGGGGATCTTTTGCAGAGGTTATCCAGTATTATGAAGAAAATGGTCTACCAAAAGGCGAGGTTGTGGTCGTATTAAGCCCTAAAAATTCTCAATTCCAACACCCTTCTTTACACAATATTGACGATATGCTGCGTCAAGCTCTCGCATCCCATAGTATTCGTGATGCTTGTACCTTAGTGTCAGGATCGTTAGATTTACCGAGGAAACAAATATACCAACGGGCCTTGGAGTTGCGGGAAGAAGAATAA
- the smpB gene encoding SsrA-binding protein SmpB, producing MAVAPDQYRVVAQNRRARFDFEITETLEVGIMLTGTEVKSLRLGTSSINESFAGEMESEIFLFNANIPEYLEANRFNHEPKRPRKLLMRKRQLTKFLNAIRRKGMTLVPLKVYFNGKGRAKVELGLGRGKRNVDKRNTIKDRDWQRDKARLMRTKG from the coding sequence ATGGCTGTTGCTCCTGACCAATATCGAGTCGTTGCTCAAAATCGACGAGCAAGATTTGATTTTGAAATTACAGAAACTCTCGAAGTTGGCATCATGCTTACGGGCACGGAAGTTAAATCTTTGCGCCTCGGCACAAGCAGCATTAATGAATCTTTCGCCGGAGAAATGGAAAGCGAAATTTTCTTATTTAACGCCAATATTCCGGAATATCTTGAAGCCAATCGCTTTAACCATGAACCCAAGCGCCCCCGAAAATTATTAATGAGGAAGCGACAATTAACAAAATTTTTAAATGCCATTCGTCGTAAAGGTATGACCCTTGTGCCGCTTAAAGTTTATTTCAATGGGAAAGGTCGAGCGAAGGTTGAGTTGGGGTTGGGTCGAGGAAAAAGAAATGTTGATAAGCGTAATACGATTAAAGACAGAGATTGGCAGCGCGACAAAGCGCGTTTGATGCGCACCAAGGGGTAG
- a CDS encoding 4-hydroxy-tetrahydrodipicolinate synthase, with product MFSGSIVALITPFFQDQVDESALCDLIEWQIQQGSQGIVVCGSTGEGGLLSSRERLQVLSLTLKVASGRVPVIMGASSQSTSEAVDMVKEAEILGAAAALVMTPYYIKPMPEGIFQHFQAITKASSLPIVIYNHPGRTGIDLPLSLYTRLFDLPTIVGVKDSGTDMRRPLQLRQITPKPICLLSGDDPTAGAYLSKGGDGCISVTANVAPKLCQEMMKAWQDLDLPSFAALRDDLFPLSEVLLVETNPSPLKFAVSLLKKCHNEVRLPLVPVSASSENQIREAMNAIGLLN from the coding sequence ATGTTTTCAGGTTCTATTGTTGCTCTAATTACACCATTTTTTCAAGATCAAGTTGATGAATCCGCTCTTTGTGACCTTATCGAGTGGCAAATTCAACAGGGAAGCCAAGGAATAGTTGTTTGTGGGTCTACGGGAGAGGGGGGGCTTCTTTCTTCGCGTGAACGTCTACAAGTTCTTTCGTTAACACTTAAAGTTGCCAGCGGCCGAGTGCCCGTCATTATGGGCGCGAGTTCACAATCAACCTCAGAGGCTGTGGACATGGTAAAAGAAGCAGAAATTTTGGGTGCAGCCGCTGCTCTTGTTATGACGCCTTACTATATCAAACCCATGCCGGAAGGAATTTTTCAACACTTTCAAGCCATTACAAAGGCTTCATCTTTGCCAATTGTTATCTATAACCATCCGGGGCGTACAGGTATTGATTTACCATTGTCCTTATACACACGATTATTTGACCTCCCCACCATAGTGGGAGTTAAAGATTCAGGGACAGATATGCGTCGCCCCCTTCAATTGCGACAGATAACTCCAAAACCTATTTGTCTTCTATCCGGAGATGACCCAACTGCAGGAGCTTATTTATCTAAAGGAGGAGATGGGTGCATTTCTGTAACTGCTAATGTAGCTCCAAAACTTTGTCAAGAAATGATGAAAGCCTGGCAAGATCTTGATTTGCCCTCTTTTGCAGCTCTAAGAGATGACTTGTTTCCTTTAAGTGAGGTGTTGCTGGTGGAAACCAACCCTTCACCTTTGAAATTTGCTGTTTCATTATTGAAGAAGTGTCATAATGAAGTAAGGTTACCCCTTGTTCCGGTTTCCGCAAGTTCTGAAAACCAAATTCGGGAAGCCATGAATGCCATTGGCCTGCTAAATTAA
- a CDS encoding lytic transglycosylase domain-containing protein, with product MQNIAKSKLTITTYFSFAKFLLVCLALIVPSKAYSHELSRCGRALQLALQGSFLETEKIRAQSCPVTSSLIQWLQLQNPIERTGMSFSKIISFLRNHADWPLKERLQIYAEESLKETDNRNELRKWFDENPPLTAKGATFYARALIKVGRNNAAKSIIQYAWVKFDFETNALKSFWQEFKDHLNQENHYQRVDRLLMKEKTSAARIMFPWLNQGQKALTDARITLIEKGGDVDTKLGKIPMELSSDPGLVYDRIKWHRRKENNTHMMALLETATSPVEDEELWWRERNLLIRRMMDDRRYQDAYNLAKNHGLSVGEDFANGEWLAGWIALRMLKKPEVALSHFQTLYDKVKTPISIARAAYWSSRAASALRKPQESQNWMTKAKSYPGTYYGQLALRGSVTGAAPQLHPKRRPIDAHTRQKFEDRPLVRAVRLLCAVGGKHLVEPFGIKLSQELTDPGEQILLIEMAAAECGPYYGVLASKKLPMKNVPLIEAAYPILPRHFQKETSKTNSALVHAIIRQESRFKADALSPAGAQGLMQLMPKTALQTARRSKNNLGSLSDPNVNLPLGCAHLNNLLDRFKGSLILSIAAYNAGAKAVESWIEKYGDPRHQGVDLIDWIETIPYAETRNYVQRVWENYAYYAQRLSK from the coding sequence ATGCAAAATATTGCGAAATCTAAGCTGACAATAACGACATATTTTTCATTTGCCAAGTTTTTGCTCGTATGTTTGGCATTGATTGTTCCCTCAAAGGCATATTCTCACGAATTAAGTCGATGTGGGAGAGCCCTCCAACTTGCACTTCAGGGAAGTTTTTTGGAAACAGAAAAGATACGTGCCCAGTCATGCCCGGTTACCTCTTCCTTAATTCAATGGTTGCAATTGCAAAATCCTATAGAGCGTACAGGAATGTCTTTTTCCAAAATTATTAGTTTTTTACGCAATCACGCAGATTGGCCTTTAAAAGAAAGGTTACAAATTTATGCTGAAGAAAGTTTAAAAGAAACCGATAACCGTAATGAGTTAAGAAAATGGTTTGATGAAAACCCACCTCTTACTGCAAAAGGAGCAACTTTTTACGCACGGGCATTAATTAAAGTGGGCCGGAATAATGCTGCGAAAAGTATAATACAATATGCTTGGGTTAAATTTGATTTTGAAACAAACGCTCTCAAGTCCTTTTGGCAAGAATTTAAGGATCATTTAAACCAAGAGAATCACTATCAGCGCGTGGATCGTCTCCTCATGAAGGAAAAAACCTCAGCGGCTCGTATAATGTTTCCCTGGCTAAATCAAGGGCAAAAAGCCTTAACGGATGCCCGAATTACCCTTATTGAAAAAGGGGGTGATGTGGATACAAAATTAGGCAAAATTCCCATGGAATTATCGTCGGATCCAGGCCTCGTTTATGATCGGATCAAATGGCACCGCCGAAAAGAAAATAATACCCACATGATGGCCCTCCTAGAGACTGCCACCTCACCAGTAGAAGATGAAGAACTTTGGTGGCGCGAAAGAAATTTATTAATTCGACGCATGATGGATGATCGACGATATCAAGATGCGTATAACTTGGCTAAAAATCATGGCCTATCTGTCGGAGAAGACTTTGCTAATGGAGAATGGTTAGCAGGCTGGATTGCTTTGCGTATGCTTAAGAAACCCGAAGTGGCTTTAAGCCATTTTCAAACGTTATATGATAAAGTCAAGACACCGATCAGCATTGCAAGAGCCGCCTATTGGTCTTCACGTGCTGCTTCAGCTTTACGAAAACCTCAAGAGTCACAAAATTGGATGACAAAAGCAAAATCCTACCCAGGAACCTATTATGGGCAACTGGCCTTACGAGGAAGCGTAACCGGGGCCGCGCCACAATTACATCCAAAACGCCGTCCAATCGACGCTCACACAAGACAAAAATTTGAGGATCGACCTCTGGTAAGGGCCGTGCGCTTATTATGCGCTGTAGGGGGAAAACACCTTGTTGAACCTTTTGGAATAAAACTTTCTCAAGAATTGACAGATCCCGGAGAGCAAATCCTTTTGATCGAAATGGCTGCTGCTGAGTGCGGTCCATACTATGGCGTTCTAGCATCTAAAAAGCTGCCCATGAAAAATGTTCCGTTAATTGAAGCCGCTTATCCCATTTTACCACGCCATTTTCAAAAAGAGACAAGCAAAACAAATTCGGCATTGGTACATGCCATTATTCGTCAAGAAAGTCGTTTCAAAGCAGATGCCTTAAGTCCCGCCGGGGCACAAGGACTTATGCAACTTATGCCAAAAACAGCCCTGCAAACAGCAAGAAGATCTAAGAACAACCTAGGATCTTTAAGTGACCCCAATGTTAATTTACCGTTAGGATGTGCACATTTAAATAATTTATTAGATCGTTTCAAGGGATCCTTAATTTTATCAATCGCAGCCTATAATGCGGGAGCAAAAGCCGTAGAATCTTGGATAGAAAAATATGGGGACCCTCGTCACCAAGGTGTTGACTTAATTGACTGGATTGAAACTATTCCCTATGCGGAAACACGCAACTATGTTCAACGAGTATGGGAAAATTATGCCTATTATGCCCAACGATTGAGTAAATAA